In Corynebacterium guangdongense, one DNA window encodes the following:
- a CDS encoding Ppx/GppA phosphatase family protein encodes MTRVAAIDCGTNSIRLLVSDVRDGEIHEVTRLNEIVRLGQGVDATGRLAPEAIERTREALTTYVQIMKAEGVTDVRMVATSATRDAVNRDEFFGMTARLLGEIRPGAVAEVISGEEEAALSFRGAVADLDPSREPFCVIDLGGGSTEFIVGTAAGDILGASSVDMGCVRLTERIMVSDPATEAEIAEAEDYVAELTERVAEQLPLAQARTFVGVAGTFTTLSALAQGLETYDRTEIHNSELSFEALQVITDNLIAEPAALRAAHPVIHPGRADVIGGGSVVVNGIIDMISRHSDVHSFVISEKDILDGIVAGLVDRLAEAAG; translated from the coding sequence ATGACCCGAGTAGCAGCGATCGACTGCGGCACCAACTCCATCCGCCTGCTCGTCTCCGACGTCAGGGACGGCGAGATCCATGAAGTCACCCGCCTCAACGAGATCGTCAGGCTCGGGCAGGGCGTGGACGCCACCGGTCGGCTGGCTCCCGAGGCCATCGAGCGCACCCGGGAGGCACTCACCACCTACGTCCAGATCATGAAGGCTGAGGGGGTCACCGACGTCCGGATGGTCGCGACCTCCGCGACCCGTGACGCCGTCAACCGGGACGAGTTCTTCGGCATGACCGCCCGTCTCCTCGGCGAGATCCGGCCCGGCGCCGTCGCCGAGGTCATCTCGGGCGAGGAGGAGGCGGCGCTGTCCTTCCGGGGCGCGGTCGCCGACCTGGATCCCAGCCGGGAGCCCTTCTGCGTCATCGACCTCGGCGGCGGTTCCACCGAATTCATCGTCGGCACGGCGGCGGGCGATATCCTCGGCGCGAGCAGCGTGGACATGGGGTGCGTGCGCCTGACCGAGCGGATCATGGTCTCCGATCCCGCCACCGAGGCGGAGATCGCCGAAGCCGAGGACTACGTCGCGGAGCTGACGGAGCGGGTGGCCGAGCAGCTGCCGCTGGCCCAGGCCCGCACCTTCGTCGGTGTGGCCGGCACCTTCACCACCCTTTCGGCCCTGGCCCAGGGGCTGGAGACCTACGACCGGACCGAAATCCACAATTCCGAGTTGAGCTTTGAGGCGCTGCAGGTGATCACCGACAACCTCATCGCGGAGCCGGCGGCGCTGCGCGCGGCTCATCCGGTGATCCACCCGGGACGCGCCGACGTCATCGGCGGCGGCAGCGTGGTGGTCAACGGAATCATCGACATGATCAGCCGCCACTCCGACGTCCACAGCTTCGTGATCTCGGAAAAGGACATCCTCGACGGTATCGTCGCCGGGCTGGTTGACAGGCTCGCGGAGGCGGCAGGGTAA